Proteins from a genomic interval of Lelliottia amnigena:
- the gabD gene encoding succinate-semialdehyde dehydrogenase, with amino-acid sequence MTTQTLQDNALFQTGYLVDGVWKTLDTTFDVLNPATGEVVAKVAKAGKKETEEAIAAASRAFPEWRAKTAKARSAILYRWYELIIENKSWLGQLMTTEQGKPLKEAEGEVEYAASFIQWFAEQAKRANGEIIPPVKPGSRILATREPIGVVAAITPWNFPMAMLTRKLGPALAAGCTGVIKPANNTPLSAFALLTLAKKAGVPDGVLNAVAGNTHEISDAIMASHEVRKISFTGSTEVGKTLMRNAAETMKKVSMELGGNAPYIVFEDADIDAAVKGAIANKFRNAGQVCVSVNRFYIQESVYDSFVNKLADAVEALKVGNGQEEGVIVGPLIEPSAVKKVREHVEDAVAKGATVLAGGKPHALGGNFWLPTVLGDCHEGMKLAEEETFGPVAACFRFTSEDEVIQRANNTPFGLAAYFYTQNLQRVFRVSQAIESGMIGINECAVSTELGPFGGVKESGLGREGSVLGLEEFLEVKTLHIGGIIISVRAAEVVCLDGVAAMNIYTFDFDEIDSQEDFWHEFSRTFGLERGKVTDLDSLWDVIISGGLPMPLEIEFTHLPEKLRRRFGALILLFDEAEEELQGQLRFNVQPS; translated from the coding sequence ATGACCACCCAGACTCTTCAGGATAATGCGCTTTTCCAGACCGGCTATCTGGTCGACGGCGTGTGGAAAACGCTGGACACCACATTTGATGTGCTCAACCCGGCAACGGGTGAAGTGGTCGCGAAAGTGGCTAAAGCGGGGAAAAAAGAGACCGAAGAAGCCATCGCGGCGGCTAGCCGTGCTTTTCCTGAATGGCGAGCCAAAACGGCGAAAGCGCGTTCAGCGATCCTGTATCGTTGGTATGAATTAATTATCGAGAATAAAAGCTGGCTCGGGCAACTGATGACCACGGAGCAAGGCAAACCCTTGAAAGAAGCGGAAGGTGAAGTGGAATATGCCGCCAGCTTTATTCAGTGGTTTGCTGAACAGGCAAAACGCGCTAACGGCGAGATCATCCCGCCCGTAAAACCCGGCTCCCGCATTCTGGCAACCCGTGAGCCGATCGGTGTCGTAGCGGCAATCACGCCGTGGAATTTCCCGATGGCGATGCTGACCCGCAAGCTCGGCCCGGCACTCGCCGCAGGCTGTACCGGGGTGATTAAACCCGCTAACAATACTCCGCTGAGCGCGTTCGCGCTGCTAACGCTGGCTAAAAAAGCCGGCGTCCCGGATGGCGTGCTTAACGCTGTGGCGGGAAATACCCATGAAATCAGCGATGCGATTATGGCCAGCCACGAGGTGCGCAAAATCTCGTTTACCGGTTCTACCGAAGTGGGTAAAACGCTCATGCGTAACGCTGCGGAAACCATGAAAAAGGTGTCGATGGAACTGGGCGGCAATGCGCCTTACATCGTCTTTGAGGATGCGGACATCGATGCGGCTGTGAAAGGTGCGATTGCCAATAAATTCCGTAACGCGGGTCAGGTGTGCGTCAGCGTGAACCGCTTCTACATCCAGGAATCTGTCTATGACTCCTTCGTGAACAAACTCGCCGACGCGGTTGAGGCGCTGAAAGTGGGGAATGGTCAGGAAGAGGGCGTCATTGTGGGCCCATTAATTGAACCTTCCGCGGTCAAAAAAGTGCGCGAGCACGTCGAGGATGCTGTTGCTAAAGGCGCGACCGTGCTGGCGGGGGGGAAACCGCATGCACTGGGCGGCAATTTCTGGCTCCCAACCGTGCTAGGCGATTGTCACGAGGGCATGAAGCTTGCCGAAGAAGAGACGTTTGGCCCCGTTGCCGCGTGCTTCCGATTTACCTCGGAGGATGAAGTTATTCAACGTGCGAATAATACACCGTTTGGTCTGGCGGCTTATTTTTATACGCAGAACCTGCAGCGTGTTTTCCGCGTCTCGCAGGCGATTGAAAGCGGGATGATTGGCATCAATGAATGCGCTGTATCCACCGAGCTGGGGCCGTTTGGCGGTGTGAAAGAGTCAGGGCTGGGCCGCGAGGGATCGGTCCTGGGGCTGGAGGAATTTCTGGAAGTCAAAACCCTGCATATCGGGGGGATTATAATCAGCGTCAGGGCGGCGGAAGTCGTCTGTCTGGACGGGGTGGCGGCAATGAATATCTACACGTTTGATTTTGATGAAATCGACAGTCAGGAAGACTTCTGGCATGAATTTTCACGTACATTTGGACTTGAACGGGGAAAAGTCACCGATCTGGATTCGCTGTGGGATGTGATTATTAGCGGGGGATTGCCCATGCCGCTGGAGATCGAGTTTACCCATTTGCCGGAGAAACTACGTCGGCGATTTGGCGCTTTGATTCTGCTGTTTGATGAAGCGGAAGAAGAGCTGCAAGGGCAATTACGTTTTAACGTTCAGCCTTCCTGA
- the bhsA_4 gene encoding probable exported protein YPO3518, with protein sequence MKTKLIIATLGLASVLSFGASAAAHLVNSDEAQNLQSMGSVSVTSIGGAPMDIRQELAAKAEKAGASSYRVTELTQGDHWHATAELYK encoded by the coding sequence ATGAAAACCAAATTAATCATCGCAACCCTTGGCTTAGCTTCCGTTCTCTCCTTCGGTGCCAGCGCTGCTGCACACCTGGTGAATTCAGACGAAGCGCAGAATCTGCAATCAATGGGTAGCGTATCGGTCACCTCTATTGGGGGCGCACCAATGGATATCCGTCAGGAACTGGCGGCTAAAGCTGAGAAAGCAGGCGCCAGCAGCTATCGCGTGACTGAGTTAACTCAGGGCGATCACTGGCACGCAACGGCTGAGCTGTACAAATAA
- the mdh gene encoding malate dehydrogenase, whose protein sequence is MKVAVLGAAGGIGQALALLLKTQLPSGSELSLYDIAPVTPGVAVDLSHIPTAVKIKGFSGENARPALEGADVVLISAGVARKPGMDRSDLFNVNAGIVKNLVQQIAETCPKACVGIITNPVNTTVAIAAEVLKKAGVYDKNKLFGVTTLDIIRSNTFVAELKGKSPSDIEVPVIGGHSGVTILPLLSQIPGVSFSEQEVADLTKRIQNAGTEVVEAKAGGGSATLSMGQAAARFGLSLVRALQGEKGVVECAYVEGDGEHARFFSQPLLLGKKWYRRTSVNRQAERV, encoded by the coding sequence ATGAAAGTCGCAGTCCTCGGCGCTGCTGGTGGTATCGGCCAGGCGCTTGCCCTACTACTGAAAACCCAACTGCCTTCCGGCTCAGAACTCTCCCTGTATGATATTGCTCCGGTCACACCTGGTGTGGCAGTTGACTTGAGCCACATCCCAACAGCTGTGAAAATCAAAGGCTTCTCCGGTGAAAACGCACGTCCGGCGCTTGAAGGCGCAGATGTGGTGCTGATCTCCGCAGGTGTCGCGCGTAAACCGGGGATGGATCGTTCCGATCTGTTCAACGTTAACGCCGGTATCGTGAAAAACCTGGTTCAACAGATTGCTGAAACCTGCCCGAAAGCGTGCGTGGGTATCATCACTAACCCAGTAAACACCACGGTTGCTATCGCAGCAGAAGTGCTGAAGAAAGCCGGTGTATACGATAAGAACAAACTGTTTGGCGTGACCACGCTGGACATCATCCGTTCCAACACGTTTGTTGCGGAACTGAAAGGCAAATCGCCATCTGATATCGAGGTTCCGGTTATCGGTGGTCACTCTGGCGTGACGATTTTGCCATTGCTGTCGCAGATCCCTGGCGTGAGTTTCTCCGAGCAGGAAGTGGCTGACCTGACTAAACGTATTCAGAACGCCGGCACCGAAGTGGTCGAAGCGAAGGCGGGTGGCGGTTCAGCGACACTGTCTATGGGCCAGGCGGCTGCACGTTTCGGTCTGTCTCTGGTGCGTGCGCTGCAAGGCGAGAAAGGCGTAGTAGAATGTGCGTATGTTGAAGGGGATGGCGAGCATGCCCGCTTCTTCTCACAGCCGCTGCTGCTGGGCAAAAAATGGTATCGAAGAACGTCAGTCAATCGGCAAGCTGAGCGCGTTTGA
- the sspA_2 gene encoding stringent starvation protein A — protein sequence MAVAANKRSVMTLFSGPTDIYSHQVRIVLAEKGVSFEIEHVEKDNPPQDLIDLNPNQSVPTLVDRELTLWESRIIMEYLDERFPHPPLMPVYPVARGESRLYMQRIEKDWYTLMNVIANGSSSEADAARKQLREELLAIAPVFGQKPFFLSDEFSLVDCYLAPLLWRLQSLGVEFSGPGAKELKGYMTRVFERDSFLASLTEPEREMRLGRG from the coding sequence ATGGCTGTCGCTGCCAACAAACGTTCGGTAATGACGCTGTTTTCTGGTCCTACTGACATTTATAGCCATCAGGTTCGTATCGTGCTGGCCGAGAAGGGTGTCAGTTTTGAGATCGAGCATGTGGAAAAGGATAACCCGCCTCAGGATCTGATCGATCTCAACCCGAACCAGAGCGTACCAACGCTAGTGGATCGCGAGCTGACCCTGTGGGAATCCCGCATCATTATGGAATATCTGGATGAGCGTTTCCCTCATCCGCCGCTGATGCCGGTTTACCCGGTTGCGCGTGGCGAAAGCCGCCTGTATATGCAGCGTATCGAGAAAGACTGGTACACGCTGATGAACGTTATCGCCAACGGTTCCTCTTCTGAAGCGGATGCTGCTCGTAAGCAACTGCGTGAAGAACTGCTGGCGATCGCCCCGGTGTTTGGTCAAAAACCATTCTTCCTGAGCGATGAGTTCAGTCTGGTCGATTGCTATCTGGCTCCGCTGTTATGGCGCCTGCAGTCTCTGGGCGTAGAATTTAGCGGTCCGGGTGCGAAAGAGCTGAAAGGCTATATGACTCGGGTGTTTGAGCGTGATTCTTTCCTCGCCTCCCTGACAGAGCCGGAACGCGAAATGCGTCTTGGCCGAGGTTAA
- the rpsI gene encoding 30S ribosomal protein S9 produces MAENQYYGTGRRKSSAARVFIKPGSGKIVINQRSLEQYFGRETARMVVRQPLELVDMVEKLDLYITVKGGGISGQAGAIRHGITRALMEYDESLRSELRKAGFVTRDARQVERKKVGLRKARRRPQFSKR; encoded by the coding sequence ATGGCTGAAAATCAATACTACGGCACTGGTCGCCGCAAAAGCTCCGCCGCTCGTGTGTTCATCAAACCGGGCAGTGGTAAAATCGTAATCAACCAGCGTTCTCTGGAACAGTACTTCGGTCGCGAAACTGCCCGCATGGTAGTTCGCCAGCCGCTGGAACTGGTTGATATGGTTGAAAAATTGGATCTGTACATCACTGTTAAAGGTGGTGGTATCTCTGGTCAGGCTGGTGCGATCCGTCACGGTATCACACGCGCTCTGATGGAGTACGACGAATCCCTGCGTTCTGAACTGCGTAAAGCTGGCTTCGTCACTCGTGACGCGCGTCAGGTTGAACGTAAGAAAGTGGGTCTGCGTAAAGCACGTCGTCGTCCACAGTTCTCCAAGCGTTAA
- the rplM gene encoding 50S ribosomal protein L13: MSCEPQLTKRLGVHQRVTYYLGKLLMKTFTAKPETVKRDWYVVDATGKTLGRLASELALRLRGKHKAEYTPHVDTGDYIIVLNAEKVAVTGNKREDKIYYHHTGFIGGIKQATFEEMIARRPERVIEIAVKGMLPKGPLGRAMYRKLKVYAGNEHNHAAQQPQVLDI; the protein is encoded by the coding sequence ATGTCGTGTGAGCCTCAACTGACTAAACGTTTGGGTGTTCACCAACGTGTAACTTATTATTTGGGTAAGCTTTTAATGAAAACTTTTACAGCTAAACCAGAAACCGTAAAACGCGACTGGTATGTTGTTGACGCGACCGGTAAAACTCTGGGTCGTCTGGCTTCCGAACTGGCTCTTCGCCTGCGCGGTAAGCACAAAGCGGAATACACTCCGCACGTTGATACTGGTGATTACATTATCGTTCTGAACGCAGAAAAAGTTGCTGTAACCGGCAACAAGCGCGAAGACAAAATTTATTACCATCACACCGGTTTCATCGGTGGTATCAAACAAGCGACCTTTGAAGAGATGATTGCCCGCCGTCCTGAGCGTGTGATTGAAATCGCGGTTAAAGGCATGTTGCCAAAGGGCCCGCTGGGTCGTGCTATGTACCGTAAACTGAAAGTTTACGCAGGCAACGAGCACAACCACGCGGCACAGCAACCGCAAGTTCTTGACATCTAA
- the yhcM gene encoding AFG1 family ATPase, translating to MQSLSPTSRYQQALDEGTHQPDDVQRDAVNRLNSIYQKLTTEPTETAQTSGLKAAFGRLLGKKEPQTAPPIRGLYMWGGVGRGKTWLMDMFYQSLPGTRKQRLHFHRFMLRVHEELTALQGHSDPLEIVADRFKAETDVLCFDEFFVSDITDAMLLGGLMKALFAGGITLVATSNIPPDDLYRNGLQRARFLPAIDAIKEHCDIMNVDAGVDYRLRTLTQAHLWLSPLNEQTQGQMDKLWLALAGAKRDTSPELEINHRPLQTLGVENQTLAVSFATLCVDARSQHDYIALSRLFHTVMLSDVPVMTPLMESEARRFIALVDEFYERHVKLVVSAEVPLYEIYQGERLKFEFQRCLSRLQEMQSEEYLKRAHMP from the coding sequence ATGCAAAGCCTGTCTCCAACATCGCGTTACCAACAAGCCCTGGACGAGGGCACTCACCAGCCAGATGATGTGCAGCGCGACGCGGTAAATCGCCTGAATTCTATCTATCAAAAATTGACGACCGAACCCACTGAAACGGCGCAAACCAGCGGGCTGAAAGCCGCGTTTGGGCGACTGTTGGGGAAAAAAGAGCCGCAGACGGCTCCCCCGATTCGCGGCTTATATATGTGGGGCGGTGTGGGGCGGGGCAAAACCTGGCTAATGGATATGTTTTATCAAAGCCTGCCCGGCACGCGGAAGCAGCGTTTGCACTTCCACCGCTTTATGCTGCGCGTGCATGAAGAACTCACGGCGCTGCAAGGCCACAGCGATCCGCTGGAAATTGTCGCCGACCGTTTTAAAGCGGAAACCGACGTCCTGTGCTTTGATGAGTTTTTTGTCTCAGATATCACCGACGCCATGCTGCTTGGCGGCCTGATGAAAGCCCTTTTCGCGGGTGGCATTACGCTGGTGGCGACGTCGAATATTCCGCCAGACGATCTGTACCGTAACGGTCTACAACGCGCGCGCTTCTTACCTGCAATCGATGCGATTAAAGAACACTGCGACATCATGAATGTGGATGCGGGTGTGGATTACCGTCTGCGCACGCTGACCCAGGCGCATCTCTGGCTGTCTCCTTTGAACGAGCAGACCCAGGGCCAAATGGATAAACTGTGGCTCGCGCTGGCGGGTGCTAAGCGTGATACATCGCCTGAACTGGAAATCAATCACCGCCCATTGCAAACCCTTGGGGTGGAAAACCAAACTTTGGCCGTGTCCTTTGCGACGCTGTGTGTAGATGCCCGCAGCCAGCACGATTACATTGCACTCTCGCGTCTGTTCCACACCGTGATGCTATCTGATGTTCCGGTGATGACGCCGCTGATGGAGAGCGAAGCCCGCCGTTTCATTGCACTGGTGGATGAGTTTTACGAGCGCCACGTCAAACTGGTGGTCAGCGCGGAAGTGCCGTTATATGAAATTTACCAGGGCGAGCGGCTGAAATTTGAATTCCAGCGCTGTTTGTCACGTTTGCAGGAAATGCAAAGCGAAGAGTATTTGAAGCGTGCTCACATGCCCTAG
- the aaeB_2 gene encoding p-hydroxybenzoic acid efflux subunit AaeB produces MTFHFNQFLDSALGQLVGCFLAMMVILLVRDNSQARTGRVLLNQFVSAAVSAMTTNTARRKENHLPALYQQLFLLLTKFPGDVAKFRLALTMIIAHQRLRNAPVPINDDLSAFHRQLRHTADRVISASSDDKRRLYFSQLLEELNVYQEKLRVWEAPTAGDGTGPTG; encoded by the coding sequence ATGACGTTTCACTTTAATCAGTTCCTCGACAGTGCGTTAGGCCAGCTGGTGGGCTGCTTCCTGGCGATGATGGTGATTCTGCTGGTGCGTGATAATTCTCAGGCGCGTACCGGACGTGTGCTGCTGAACCAGTTTGTCTCTGCGGCCGTTTCGGCGATGACGACCAATACCGCGCGTCGCAAAGAAAATCATCTGCCCGCGCTGTATCAGCAGCTGTTTTTACTCTTGACGAAATTCCCCGGCGATGTCGCTAAATTTCGCCTGGCGCTGACCATGATCATCGCCCACCAGCGGCTGCGAAATGCGCCGGTGCCCATCAATGATGATTTGTCAGCGTTTCACCGCCAGCTTCGCCACACCGCCGATCGCGTTATTTCGGCCTCCAGCGACGACAAACGCCGTCTCTACTTTAGCCAGTTGCTGGAGGAGCTAAACGTTTATCAGGAGAAACTGCGCGTCTGGGAGGCCCCCACTGCAGGTGACGGAACCGGTCCGACGGGCTAA
- the yhcB gene encoding cytochrome d ubiquinol oxidase subunit III, producing the protein MTWEYALIGLVVGIAIGAVAMRFGNRKLRQQQSLQYELEKNKAELEEYREELVSHFARSAELLDNMADDYRQLYQHMAKSSSNLLPEMGAESNPFRNRLAESEASNDQVPVQMPRDYSDGASGLLRGGVKRD; encoded by the coding sequence ATGACCTGGGAATATGCGCTAATTGGTTTAGTCGTCGGCATCGCAATCGGTGCTGTAGCCATGCGTTTCGGTAATCGCAAATTGCGTCAGCAACAGTCGTTACAATACGAACTGGAAAAAAACAAAGCCGAACTGGAAGAGTATCGTGAAGAGCTGGTCAGCCACTTTGCCCGTAGCGCCGAGCTGCTGGACAACATGGCCGATGACTATCGCCAGCTGTACCAACATATGGCAAAAAGCTCCAGCAATCTGCTGCCGGAGATGGGCGCTGAAAGCAACCCGTTCCGCAACCGTCTGGCTGAGTCCGAAGCCAGCAACGACCAGGTTCCAGTGCAGATGCCGCGTGATTATTCAGACGGTGCTTCCGGCCTGCTGCGCGGTGGTGTAAAACGCGATTAA
- the bhsA_3 gene encoding Protein of uncharacterised function (DUF1471). yields the protein MKIKSTVAALSILSVLSFGAFAADSINADQAQSRQAMGTVSVGAIGTSPMDMHEMLNKKAQEQGASSYRVIEARSGDHWHATAELYK from the coding sequence ATGAAAATCAAATCAACTGTAGCAGCACTGAGCATTCTATCCGTCCTGTCATTCGGTGCTTTCGCCGCCGACTCTATTAACGCGGATCAAGCACAGTCCCGTCAGGCAATGGGCACCGTATCAGTAGGCGCAATCGGTACTTCTCCGATGGATATGCATGAAATGCTGAACAAAAAAGCGCAAGAGCAAGGTGCATCCTCTTATCGCGTTATTGAAGCGCGTTCAGGCGATCATTGGCATGCGACTGCTGAGCTGTACAAATAA
- the argR_2 gene encoding arginine repressor — MRSSSKQEELVKAFKALLKEEKFSSQGEIVLALQEQGFENINQSKVSRMLTKFGAVRTRNAKMEMVYCLPAELGVPTTSSPLKNLVLDIDYNDAVVVIHTSPGAAQLIARLLDSLGKSEGILGTIAGDDTIFTTPANGFSVKDLYEAILMLFEQEL, encoded by the coding sequence ATGCGAAGCTCGTCAAAACAAGAAGAATTAGTGAAAGCGTTTAAAGCGCTGCTTAAAGAAGAGAAATTTAGCTCTCAGGGAGAGATCGTCCTGGCCTTACAGGAACAGGGCTTCGAGAATATCAATCAGTCAAAAGTCTCCCGCATGTTAACCAAGTTTGGCGCGGTACGGACTCGCAACGCCAAAATGGAAATGGTCTATTGCTTGCCAGCAGAGTTAGGCGTGCCGACCACCTCCAGCCCTTTGAAGAATCTGGTTCTGGACATTGATTATAACGATGCCGTTGTCGTGATTCACACCAGCCCAGGCGCTGCACAGCTGATCGCTCGCCTGCTTGATTCATTGGGTAAATCTGAAGGTATTCTGGGAACAATTGCGGGTGACGATACAATCTTCACGACGCCTGCGAACGGTTTCTCGGTTAAAGATCTGTACGAAGCCATCCTGATGCTGTTCGAACAAGAGCTTTAA
- the degS gene encoding serine endoprotease, protein MLCCIRPLINDARIMFLKLFRSVAIGLVVGGLLLAAMPSLRQLNQLAAPRFDSADETPVSYNQAVRRAAPAVVNVYNRGLNSSAHNQLEIRTLGSGVIMDERGYIITNKHVINDADQIIVALQDGRVFEALLVGSDTLTDLAVLKINATGGLPVIPINRKRTPHIGDVVMAIGNPYNLGQTITQGIISATGRIGLNPSGRQNFLQTDASINHGNSGGALVNSLGELMGINTLSFDKSNDGETPEGIGFAIPFQLANKIMDKLIRDGRVIRGYIGIGGREIAPMHTQGGGIDQIQGIVVNEVTPGGPAANAGLQVNDVIVSVNGTPAVSALETMDQVAEIRPGSIIPVEVMRNDKKTDASGDDSGISRH, encoded by the coding sequence ATGCTATGCTGCATCCGTCCCTTAATTAATGACGCCCGCATCATGTTTCTTAAGCTATTTCGTTCAGTTGCTATCGGTTTAGTCGTTGGCGGCCTATTACTGGCTGCAATGCCCTCTTTACGTCAGTTAAATCAGCTGGCGGCACCGCGTTTCGACAGTGCTGATGAGACGCCTGTGAGCTACAACCAGGCGGTTCGCCGTGCTGCGCCTGCTGTGGTTAACGTCTATAACCGCGGCCTCAATAGCTCCGCGCATAATCAACTGGAGATTCGTACTCTCGGCTCAGGCGTGATCATGGATGAGCGCGGCTACATCATTACCAATAAACACGTTATCAACGACGCGGATCAGATTATCGTCGCCCTGCAGGATGGCCGTGTGTTTGAAGCCTTATTGGTTGGCTCGGACACGCTGACCGACCTCGCCGTCCTCAAAATCAATGCCACGGGCGGGCTGCCGGTGATTCCGATCAACCGTAAACGCACGCCGCATATTGGCGATGTGGTGATGGCGATTGGTAACCCTTATAACCTTGGGCAAACTATTACCCAGGGGATAATCAGCGCAACCGGTCGTATCGGTTTGAACCCCTCCGGGCGACAAAATTTCCTGCAAACGGACGCCTCTATTAACCACGGTAACTCCGGCGGCGCGCTGGTGAACTCGCTGGGAGAACTCATGGGCATCAATACCCTGTCGTTCGATAAAAGTAACGATGGCGAGACGCCTGAGGGCATCGGCTTTGCGATCCCGTTCCAGTTGGCAAACAAAATTATGGACAAGCTGATTCGCGATGGCCGCGTGATCCGTGGCTATATTGGCATCGGTGGCCGTGAAATTGCGCCAATGCACACCCAGGGCGGCGGCATCGATCAGATTCAGGGTATCGTGGTCAATGAAGTGACACCGGGCGGTCCGGCGGCTAACGCAGGGCTACAGGTGAATGACGTGATTGTTTCGGTCAACGGCACGCCTGCCGTATCCGCGCTGGAAACCATGGATCAGGTGGCGGAGATTCGTCCTGGCTCGATTATTCCAGTCGAAGTGATGCGTAATGACAAAAAAACTGACGCTTCAGGTGACGATTCAGGAATATCCCGCCACTAA
- the degQ gene encoding serine endoprotease → MKKKNQLLSAIALSVGLSLTASWPATAALPSQVPGEAAIPSLAPMLEKVLPAVVSIKVEGTAAQSQRIPEELKKYFGEEGPDQPTQPFEGLGSGVVIDAAKGYVLTNNHVISQADKISVQMNDGREFDAKLIGSDDQSDIALLQIQNPSKLTQIVIADSDKLRVGDFAVAVGNPFGLGQTATSGIISALGRSGLNLEGLENFIQTDASINRGNSGGALLNLNGELIGINTAILAPGGGSVGIGFAIPSNMAKILSQQLIESGEVKRGLLGIKGMEMSADIAKAFNLDVQRGAFVSEVLPNSGSAKAGVKSGDIIVSLNGKPLSSFAELRSRVATTEPGTKVKLGLLRDGKPLEVEVTLDKSTSSSASAELIAPALQGAALSDGQLKDGTKGISIESVEKSSPAAQAGLHQDDVIIGVNRNRVQSIAEMRKVLESKPAVIALQIVRGNDTLYILLR, encoded by the coding sequence ATGAAGAAAAAAAACCAGCTGTTAAGCGCTATCGCGTTAAGTGTCGGGTTATCTCTCACGGCGTCATGGCCTGCGACTGCGGCCCTGCCTTCACAGGTGCCTGGTGAGGCAGCTATTCCAAGCCTTGCGCCAATGCTTGAAAAAGTGTTGCCGGCGGTGGTCAGCATCAAGGTTGAGGGCACGGCGGCGCAGAGCCAACGTATACCCGAAGAGCTTAAAAAATATTTTGGTGAAGAGGGGCCCGATCAGCCAACCCAGCCGTTTGAAGGGCTAGGCTCCGGAGTGGTGATTGACGCGGCGAAGGGCTACGTGCTGACGAACAATCACGTTATCAGCCAGGCCGATAAAATCAGTGTGCAGATGAACGATGGTCGCGAGTTTGATGCCAAACTGATTGGCAGCGACGATCAAAGTGATATCGCGCTACTGCAAATCCAAAATCCCAGCAAGCTGACGCAAATTGTTATCGCGGATTCCGACAAACTCCGCGTCGGTGATTTTGCTGTCGCCGTGGGTAACCCTTTCGGTCTGGGCCAGACGGCGACCTCCGGGATTATCTCCGCATTGGGTCGTAGCGGTCTGAATCTCGAAGGCCTGGAGAACTTCATCCAGACTGATGCCTCCATTAACCGCGGCAATTCCGGCGGCGCGTTGCTGAATCTCAACGGTGAGCTGATTGGTATCAACACCGCGATCCTCGCGCCCGGTGGCGGCAGCGTCGGGATCGGCTTTGCGATCCCCAGCAATATGGCCAAAATCCTGTCGCAGCAGCTGATTGAATCAGGCGAGGTGAAGCGCGGGCTGCTGGGAATTAAAGGCATGGAAATGAGCGCTGACATCGCAAAAGCCTTTAATCTCGACGTGCAGCGCGGTGCATTTGTCAGTGAAGTTCTGCCGAACTCCGGCTCCGCAAAAGCGGGGGTGAAATCGGGTGATATCATCGTTAGCCTCAACGGTAAACCGCTGAGCAGCTTCGCTGAATTACGCTCCCGTGTTGCCACCACGGAGCCCGGGACGAAGGTGAAACTTGGGCTGCTGCGCGATGGCAAGCCGCTGGAAGTCGAAGTCACACTGGATAAGAGCACCTCATCATCGGCCAGTGCTGAACTGATCGCCCCTGCACTGCAAGGCGCGGCGCTCAGCGATGGGCAGCTTAAAGACGGTACCAAAGGTATTTCTATCGAGAGCGTCGAAAAGAGCAGTCCCGCCGCACAGGCAGGCCTGCATCAGGATGACGTCATTATCGGTGTTAACCGTAACCGTGTTCAGTCGATCGCAGAGATGCGTAAGGTCCTGGAAAGCAAGCCAGCCGTGATTGCGCTGCAAATCGTCCGTGGCAACGATACGCTCTACATCCTGTTACGCTAA